A single region of the Sorghum bicolor cultivar BTx623 chromosome 7, Sorghum_bicolor_NCBIv3, whole genome shotgun sequence genome encodes:
- the LOC8054825 gene encoding putative kinase-like protein TMKL1, whose amino-acid sequence MHPCLPFLLLCLAAAVPLASPSTNPDVALLLTKIKPALQGQRPNAELATWNASTPLCLWRGLRWATPDGRPLRCDASSSSSSSTRANLSLASDPALLLVSIRLPAAALAGRLPPDLGAFSALDSVYLAANALSGPVPLELGNAPALSALDLAGNRLTGTLPPSIWNLCDRVTELRLHGNAFTGAVPAPAGPNTTCDRLRVLDLGANRFSGGFPTFLTAFRGLQRLDLGGNRLEGPIPEALAGMATTQQQQLQALNVSYNNFSGQLPPAFAGSRFTADSFQGNDPSLCGPPLRQCVSASGLSSRGVAGMVIGLMAGAVVLASVSIGWAQGRWRRDGRIRRRDDAERDEMLDSVDDGQDASSSEGRLVVFEGGEHLTLEEVLNATGQVVDKASYCTVYKAKLASGGGSIELRLLREGSCKDAASCAPVVRRIGRARHDNLVPLRAFYQGRRGEKLLVYDYFPRSRTLQELLHGGAGGGGEPAAAGRPALTWARRHKIALGAARALAYLHAGQGEAHGNVRSSNVVVDDLFVARLAEYAVDRLLVPAAAEAVLAAAKADGYKAPELHSMKKCSARTDVYAFGILLLELLMGRKPSSSSSSSAGGGAARAAMDLPSVVKVAVLEETALEEVLDAEVVKGLRVSPAEEGLVQALKLAMGCCAPVAAARPSMAEVVRQLEESRPKNLHPRSALYSPTESRSDAGTPTTA is encoded by the coding sequence ATGCATCCTTGCCTAcccttcctcctcctctgctTGGCCGCCGCGGTGCCGCTGGCCTCGCCCTCCACCAACCCCGACGTGGCGCTGCTCCTCACCAAGATCAAGCCGGCGCTGCAGGGGCAGCGGCCCAACGCGGAGCTCGCCACCTGGAACGCCTCCACGCCGCTCTGCCTCTGGCGGGGGCTCCGCTGGGCCACGCCCGACGGCCGGCCCCTCCGCtgcgacgcctcctcctcctcttcctcctccacgCGCGCCAACCTGTCGCTCGCCTCCGACCCGGCCCTCCTCCTCGTCTCCATCCGCCTCCCCGCCGCCGCGCTCGCCGGCCGCCTCCCACCGGACCTCGGCGCCTTCTCCGCGCTCGACTCCGTCTACCTCGCCGCCAACGCCCTGTCCGGCCCCGTCCCGCTCGAGCTCGGCAACGCGCCCGCGCTCTCCGCGCTCGACCTCGCCGGCAACCGCCTCACGGGGACCCTGCCACCCTCCATATGGAACCTCTGCGACCGCGTCACCGAGCTCCGTCTCCACGGCAACGCTTTCACTGGGgccgtcccggcgcccgccgggCCCAACACCACCTGCGACCGCCTCCGCGTCCTTGACCTCGGCGCCAACCGTTTCTCCGGCGGCTTCCCGACATTCCTCACCGCGTTCCGAGGACTCCAGCGCCTCGACCTGGGCGGCAACCGCTTGGAGGGGCCCATCCCGGAGGCCCTCGCCGGGATGGCGAcgacccagcagcagcagctccaggCGCTGAACGTGTCCTACAACAACTTCTCCGGCCAGCTGCCCCCGGCCTTCGCGGGCTCCCGCTTCACGGCGGACTCCTTCCAAGGCAACGATCCGTCGCTGTGCGGCCCGCCGCTGCGCCAGTGCGTGTCGGCGTCCGGCCTCAGCTCCCGCGGCGTCGCCGGGATGGTCATCGGCCTCATGGCCGGCGCCGTCGTGCTTGCGTCCGTGTCCATCGGCTGGGCGCAGGGGAGGTGGAGGCGGGACGGCAGGATCAGGAGGCGCGACGACGCGGAGCGGGACGAGATGCTCGACTCCGTTGACGACGGCCAGGACGCGTCGTCGTCGGAGGGCAGGCTGGTGGTGTTCGAGGGCGGCGAGCACCTCACGCTGGAGGAGGTGCTCAACGCGACGGGGCAGGTGGTGGACAAGGCCAGCTACTGCACGGTGTACAAGGCGAAGctggcgagcggcggcggcagcatcgAGCTGCGGCTGCTGCGGGAGGGGAGCTGCAAGGACGCCGCGTCGTGCGCGCCCGTGGTGCGCCGCATCGGCCGCGCGCGGCACGACAACCTGGTGCCGCTCAGGGCCTTCTACCAGGGGAGGCGCGGCGAGAAGCTGCTGGTGTACGACTACTTCCCCCGCAGCAGGACGCTGCAGGAGCTCCtgcacggcggcgctggtggcggcGGAGAGCCCgcggcggcggggcggccgGCGCTCACCTGGGCGCGGCGGCACAAGATCGCGCTGGGCGCGGCGCGCGCGCTGGCGTACCTGCACGCCGGGCAGGGCGAGGCGCACGGGAACGTGCGCTCGTCTAACGTGGTGGTGGACGACCTCTTCGTGGCGCGCCTGGCGGAGTACGCGGTGGACCGGCTGCtggtgccggcggcggcggaggcggtgctggcggcggccaaggCGGACGGGTACAAGGCGCCGGAGCTGCACTCCATGAAGAAGTGCAGCGCGCGCACGGACGTGTACGCGTTCGGGATCCTGCTACTGGAGCTGCTCATGGGGAGGAAgccgtcatcgtcgtcgtcgtcctctgcAGGTGGTGGAGCCGCAAGGGCGGCGATGGACCTGCCGTCGGTGGTGAAGGTGGCGGTGCTGGAGGAGACGGCGCTGGAGGAGGTGCTGGACGCGGAGGTGGTGAAGGGACTGCGGGTGAGTCCCGCGGAGGAGGGGCTGGTGCAGGCGCTGAAGCTGGCGATGGGCTGCTGCgcgccggtggcggcggcgaggcCGAGCATGGCGGAGGTGGTGCGGCAGCTGGAGGAGAGCCGGCCCAAGAACCTCCACCCACGGTCGGCGCTGTACAGCCCCACAGAGAGCAGGAGCGACGCCGGCACACCGACCACCGCCTAG